Proteins from one Telopea speciosissima isolate NSW1024214 ecotype Mountain lineage chromosome 1, Tspe_v1, whole genome shotgun sequence genomic window:
- the LOC122655167 gene encoding ubiquitin-related modifier 1 homolog 2-like, which translates to MQLTVEFGGGLELLCQSIKIHNVDVDMPAGEEKLTMSNLLSWVRTNLIKERPEMFMKGDTVRPGVLVLVNDCDWELSGQLDTTLEEKDVVVFISTLHGG; encoded by the exons ATGCAACTCACTGTGGAATTCGG TGGTGGACTTGAGCTTCTTTGCCAATCCATTAAGATCCATAATGTTGATGTTGATATGCCAGCTGGGGAAGAGAAG TTGACAATGAGCAACTTGCTGTCTTGGGTTCGTACCAATTTGATCAAGGAGAGGCCTGAAATGTTCATGAAAGGAGATACTGT GAGACCTGGTGTCCTAGTCCTTGTTAATGATTGTGATTGGGAGTTAAGCGGTCAGCTTGATACAACTTTAGAGGAGAAGGATGTGGTAGTTTTTATTTCAACACTGCACGGTGGATAA
- the LOC122653142 gene encoding mediator of RNA polymerase II transcription subunit 18-like, producing MECVVQGIIKTQHVEALEILLQGLCGVPKESLRIHELCLKSAPVLGVVASEVRLLCDLEQPEPTWTVRHVGGAMRGAGAEQISVLVRTVVESKASKNVLRLFYALGYKLDHELLRVGFAFHFQRVARITVTVTSVDKMPKLYAIDDAVPVMPGIQLVEVTAPASSENYTEVVAAISSFCEYLAPLLHLSKPGVATGVVPTAVAAAASLMSSGGGKSF from the exons ATGGAGTGCGTGGTTCAAGGAATTATAAAAACACAG CATGTTGAAGCTTTGGAGATTCTACTTCAGGGCCTTTGTGGGGTTCCCAAAGAATCACTTAGGATCCATGAGTTGTGCCTAAAAAGTGCACCAGTTCTTG GAGTGGTAGCCTCAGAGGTTCGACTCTTGTGTGATCTGGAGCAGCCTGAGCCCACTTG GACTGTTCGACATGTTGGGGGAGCCATGAGAGGTGCTGGTGCTGAGCAAATTTCTGTCCTGGTGAGGACTGTGGTGGAAAGCAAAGCAAGCAAGAATGTGTTGCGCCTTTTTTATGCACTTGGTTACAAATTGGACCATGAGCTCCTAAGGGTGGGATTCGCCTTCCATTTCCAAAGGGTTGCAAGGATAACTGTTACTGTTACTTCAGTTGATAAGATGCCAAAGCTATATGCAATTGACGATGCTGTGCCTGTGATGCCCGGTATCCAACTAGTTGAAGTGACAGCCCCTGCATCTTCTGAAAACTACACCGAAGTTGTTGCTGCAATTTCATCTTTTTGTGAATATCTTGCACC GCTCCTACACTTGTCAAAACCAGGTGTAGCAACAGGGGTTGTTCCTACTGCTGTTGCTGCCGCTGCGTCTCTCATGTCAAGTGGTGGGGGTAAAAGCTTTTAG